A single genomic interval of Alteromonas sp. BL110 harbors:
- a CDS encoding alkaline phosphatase D family protein, with amino-acid sequence MDRRTFIKLSSFAGASVAVSTGLAGCTVSNSANSQPQTKATFTHGVASGDPLKDAVIIWTRAVPTTDSGSGLAKADILWEMASDADFTDIVSSGIVEAKATHDFTVKVDVTGLTPASRYFYRFKSANNTSPVGETRTLPETDVSNVTFGIFSCSNYPAGFFTPYMEAAKNHNIDYVLHLGDYIYEYDGKGYATEHAKEIGRTYAPDNDTELYTLTDYRNRYALYRTDEGLLALHQNKPFIVVWDDHEITNDTYKDGAENHQLDEGDFYERRAAAVQAYYEWLPIRPPFGTERLEIYRQFTFGKLLDLYMLDTRVLARDKQLDYGDYRDAETKAFDQARFMKDIGNPNRGLLGETQRNWLHSSMQQSQAKWQVLGQQLLIGRMLFPVSIFNGVERKEIPTHVHRLANIKRKQKQGAALSEQELALINTVMPYNLDAWDGYPVEREQVLMQLKSIGKPVIALAGDTHNAWHNKLTLKDGTEVGVELATPGVTSPGMEHYLSMDDEMAETLADDLPLLIEDLQYCNLHQRGFMTLTVSEDSATATWHYVDAILTKSGKVVNTHSYEITA; translated from the coding sequence ATGGATAGAAGAACGTTTATAAAGCTGTCGTCATTCGCAGGTGCGAGCGTGGCAGTGTCTACAGGGCTAGCGGGCTGCACAGTGAGCAATTCAGCAAATAGCCAACCGCAAACTAAGGCTACCTTTACTCATGGCGTGGCCAGTGGCGACCCGTTAAAAGACGCCGTTATTATTTGGACACGCGCCGTGCCAACAACAGATTCAGGCTCAGGTTTAGCCAAAGCCGATATTTTATGGGAAATGGCGAGCGATGCAGACTTTACTGACATAGTAAGCAGCGGGATAGTTGAAGCGAAAGCAACCCATGACTTTACCGTAAAGGTAGACGTAACAGGCCTTACCCCAGCAAGCCGTTATTTTTACCGGTTTAAAAGCGCTAATAATACAAGCCCTGTGGGCGAAACCCGTACACTGCCTGAAACTGATGTGTCTAACGTTACGTTCGGCATATTTTCTTGCTCCAACTACCCTGCTGGCTTTTTCACGCCCTATATGGAGGCAGCAAAAAACCACAACATCGATTATGTTTTGCACCTTGGTGACTACATTTACGAATACGATGGCAAGGGTTATGCGACTGAGCATGCAAAAGAGATTGGCCGAACTTATGCCCCCGATAACGATACCGAGCTTTATACGCTAACCGACTATCGCAACCGCTATGCGCTATATCGCACGGATGAAGGCTTGTTAGCATTACACCAAAACAAGCCATTTATTGTTGTGTGGGATGACCATGAAATTACTAACGACACCTATAAAGACGGTGCGGAAAATCATCAACTAGATGAAGGCGATTTTTATGAACGCCGTGCTGCCGCCGTTCAAGCTTATTATGAGTGGCTACCCATTCGCCCGCCGTTTGGCACTGAGCGTTTAGAAATTTATCGCCAGTTCACTTTTGGTAAGCTTCTTGATTTATACATGCTCGACACACGGGTTCTTGCCCGCGATAAGCAGCTTGACTACGGCGACTATCGCGATGCTGAAACTAAAGCGTTTGATCAAGCCCGCTTTATGAAAGACATTGGCAACCCGAATCGCGGTCTACTTGGTGAAACCCAACGCAACTGGCTACATTCTTCAATGCAGCAAAGCCAAGCTAAATGGCAGGTGTTAGGCCAGCAGCTATTAATTGGCCGCATGCTTTTCCCTGTATCTATTTTTAACGGTGTTGAACGTAAAGAAATACCTACTCATGTACATAGACTCGCCAATATCAAACGCAAACAAAAGCAAGGCGCCGCACTCAGTGAGCAAGAGCTTGCGCTTATAAATACGGTAATGCCTTATAACTTAGACGCATGGGACGGCTACCCCGTTGAACGGGAGCAGGTTCTGATGCAGTTGAAATCCATCGGCAAGCCAGTTATTGCCCTTGCAGGTGATACACATAACGCATGGCACAATAAGTTAACCCTTAAAGATGGTACAGAAGTGGGCGTTGAGCTTGCTACACCAGGTGTGACATCGCCCGGTATGGAACATTACTTAAGTATGGATGATGAAATGGCAGAAACCCTTGCCGATGACCTTCCGCTTCTTATTGAAGACTTGCAGTACTGTAATCTTCACCAGCGCGGCTTTATGACATTGACCGTTAGCGAAGACAGCGCAACAGCCACTTGGCACTATGTGGATGCGATTTTAACCAAGTCAGGAAAAGTAGTTAATACGCATAGCTATGAGATTACAGCGTAG